The Anaerobranca gottschalkii DSM 13577 genome segment AGAGCTGATTAGATAAAAGGAAGAAGGGGTGAGGAACAGGACGTTCCGAAAGCTCTATTGAGCCATGGACGGCGAATTAGAGCGGTACCCTTCTTCCTTTTAGATAGAAGCCAAAAATTAGACGGAGACTTTGTTAGAATGTTTAATTACCACAGTCTTTTTAAAATGACTTTGTCTACAAACTAAGGCTTTATTGCAAAAACAATAAAAGCCCTAATTTTTACTTTCTAATTTTTCAATAATTAAATCTATATGTTCCTTTATTTCCTGCAAAGTCAGGCGATAATCGTCTAATGTCCCGCCAAAGGGATCTGCTACATCTAGTTCTTCAACTATTTTATATAACTTTTGTAGTTCCTCTAGTTCATTTTTAAATTTAGATTTAAGTTCTTCTAAATTTTTCTCATCACTACTTAATTCTTTACCTTGTATTATTATACTTTCTAACTCTGCAATTCTTTTAATAATACTTTCTAAATCTATTCCTTTAGCATACTCTTTTAAAGTAAATATTTTATCTTTAAATTCTGGATATTGATTTATCAGTCTGTTTTTATGCCTTAAAGTCATTGTTAAAACTAAATCAACTTCTGCTAATTTCTCTTTAGTTATTTGTTGAGATCTATGTTCCTTTAATTCTATACCCAAATCCTTTAATGCTAATACTGCGTTTTCACTGGCCGGTAAATTATCAATAGCATCAGTACCCGCTGATAAAAAATAACCTTCTTTAATTTTCTCTTTAATATAGGCTTCTGCCATTGGACTTCTACATGTGTTACCAGTACAAACAAAGAGGACTTTCAAAGTATCACTCCTTTATTGACTTAAAATACTACCATTTTTATTCCTAAAAGGATTAAAACTAATCCTCCA includes the following:
- a CDS encoding low molecular weight protein arginine phosphatase → MKVLFVCTGNTCRSPMAEAYIKEKIKEGYFLSAGTDAIDNLPASENAVLALKDLGIELKEHRSQQITKEKLAEVDLVLTMTLRHKNRLINQYPEFKDKIFTLKEYAKGIDLESIIKRIAELESIIIQGKELSSDEKNLEELKSKFKNELEELQKLYKIVEELDVADPFGGTLDDYRLTLQEIKEHIDLIIEKLESKN